The nucleotide sequence GAGCTCGGCGGCCAGCACCCGCTTGGTGCCCGGCAGCTGGATCACGCCGGCCCGGGCGCCGCGGTGGTGCTTCACCAGCCAGTTGAGCAGGCGGGATTCCACATCCTTCAGCGTGAGGTCGTCGAGGGCGCCGACCAACACCCGCAGGTGCGCGCTCATCGAGCCGAGCATGCGCAGCGCGAGGTCGGGGCGTCGGCCGATGAGCTCGAGGATCGGCGCCTTGGGGATGAGCAGGACCGCCGACGGCTCGACCGCGCGCGCATTGGCCGGGTAGCCCGTGGGCGCGGCCAAGGCGGCCTCGGCGAACGACTCGCCCATCCGGAAAACATGGATCACCTGCTCCTTGCCCGCCGCGCTGACCCGGTGCACGTTGATCGCCCCGGCCTGCACGACGTAGAAGCCGCGCGAGGCCTCGCCCTCGTGGAACAGGTAATCGTCCTTCGCCAGCCGCAGCACCTGGGTGAAGCCCGCGATGGCGGTCAGATCCTCGGGGGAAAGTCCGGTGAAGAGCTGGCAGCAACGCAACGAGCTGACCAAGCCGGTGAGCTTGAGTTCGACGGAGCGGGGTGCGGTCGGCATTGTTGGGAACCTGCCCGGCCTTCCCCGCCAAGTCGCGCTGAA is from Lacunisphaera limnophila and encodes:
- a CDS encoding Crp/Fnr family transcriptional regulator yields the protein MPTAPRSVELKLTGLVSSLRCCQLFTGLSPEDLTAIAGFTQVLRLAKDDYLFHEGEASRGFYVVQAGAINVHRVSAAGKEQVIHVFRMGESFAEAALAAPTGYPANARAVEPSAVLLIPKAPILELIGRRPDLALRMLGSMSAHLRVLVGALDDLTLKDVESRLLNWLVKHHRGARAGVIQLPGTKRVLAAELGTSSETLSRTLARLRDGALITVAAKTITVHEPARLVAMLRRNLGEG